GGCAGCAACCTTTCGCATGCGCCGCGACAAACTGCGCCATCTGATCATTATTGACGATTCGGAATGCCTGGTCGGGATTGTCAGCCAAAGCGACCTGATCCGCGTCCCCAGCGCCATTCATCCGCTGCGCGAACGCGACGTCGCCTCTATCGTACGCCGCAATACCGTTACCGTGCCGGGCGAAACGCCAATCGGCCTGTTGCAGGCCGCCATGAAAGAAGGCGAATGCGACAGCGCCATTGTCTTCAAACCGGCCCCGGTTGCCCACACCGTACAGCCCGGTGGGCCTGCCACCACCTGCGAGACCACATCTGATAACGCATCTGAAATACCCGTCCCAAAACCGGCAGAAATTGAGGCCGTCACCGACGAATTTGGCATTGTCACCGAACGCGACATTGTCGGCTATCTGGTCCATCGCAGCGCATCGGGGTCAGCCTGGGAAATTGCCAGCCGTCCGGTTCGCCGGGTGCAGGACCGCACAAGCCTGCAGGATGCCCGCCAGATCATGATCGATCATCAGATCCGCCATCTTGTGGTGACGGACCTGCAAAATACCGTGCTGGGTATTTTATCCTTTAACGATCTTCTTGCCTCGATCGAGCAGGATTACCTGCAGCATATGCATGATGCGATGGAAGACCGTGATACGGCACTGGCCCGCGCGCAAAAATCGCTGCATCTCAGCCGCAAGATCATTGAAAGTTCGCCCGATGGCATCGTCATTGTCGATGACCAGGGCCGAATCGAGGATGTAAACCCCTCCTTCACCCGCGTTACCGGCTATAGCCGCAACGAAGCGATTGGCAAAAGCCCCAATCTTTTGCAATCGGGCCGCCATGACCGCGCTTTTTACGAAGATATGTGGCAAAGCATCACCCGTGCCGGGCGCTGGCAAGGCGAAATCTGGAACCGGCGCAAATCGGGCGAGATTTACCCCGAATGGCTGTCCATCATTGCCATTCGCGATGAAGATGGCCGGATATTGCAATATGCCGGTATTTTCTCCGACATTACCGATCGCAAACAGACGCGCGAAGACATGCGCCGCCTGTCGCATTTTGATGAACTGACCGGTTTTCCCAACCGTCGCCGGTTTCTGGATGTGTTGGGCCGGACACTTAATGAACGGCGTGGCAGCAAGGATAGTGTCGCCGTCCTGCTGATCGATATCGACAATTTTCAGCGCATCAACAACACGCTGGGCCATGCCATTGGCGATGATGTGCTGGTCGACTTTGCCGGCCGCCTGAACCGCGCCCTGCCCACCGATGCGACACTGGCCCGCATGGGCGCGGATGATTTTGCAATCATGCTGCCCCAGCAATATGAACATGACACACTGGAAACCG
The window above is part of the Thalassospira marina genome. Proteins encoded here:
- a CDS encoding EAL domain-containing protein — its product is MTSYAKMPAPLASVRVGTLAQGKVLTCGPDLPLGDAITLMHRQRRSSIVVTEENRPVGVWTEHDCLTISAEDPTAFLRPISDWMSSPVRTMSAHASVEAATFRMRRDKLRHLIIIDDSECLVGIVSQSDLIRVPSAIHPLRERDVASIVRRNTVTVPGETPIGLLQAAMKEGECDSAIVFKPAPVAHTVQPGGPATTCETTSDNASEIPVPKPAEIEAVTDEFGIVTERDIVGYLVHRSASGSAWEIASRPVRRVQDRTSLQDARQIMIDHQIRHLVVTDLQNTVLGILSFNDLLASIEQDYLQHMHDAMEDRDTALARAQKSLHLSRKIIESSPDGIVIVDDQGRIEDVNPSFTRVTGYSRNEAIGKSPNLLQSGRHDRAFYEDMWQSITRAGRWQGEIWNRRKSGEIYPEWLSIIAIRDEDGRILQYAGIFSDITDRKQTREDMRRLSHFDELTGFPNRRRFLDVLGRTLNERRGSKDSVAVLLIDIDNFQRINNTLGHAIGDDVLVDFAGRLNRALPTDATLARMGADDFAIMLPQQYEHDTLETVAQDLMEVFNHPHFSASGGELFITASMGITLYPRDGSDTTMLLRNAEIAMLRAKNHGRNRFNHYNRSMNTVSSDTLALESDLRHALERRELYLAYQPQFIAASGLLSGFEALIRWRHPKHGELGPDKFIPLAEEIGMIDEIGLWVLRTACTQTVKWRQQGLHNITMAVNASLQQFNSPIEFGDLVASALNETGLAGDRLEIEITESLFMQDIEDTCRKLQRISDLGVKIALDDFGTGFSSLSYLRHVPFDVLKIDRSFVNDIGKGIGGSELVRTIINMAHNLGKSCIAEGVENLLQEQFLRENGCDFLQGFLRGRPVPAEQIEITFADLFSPPHRAGGYNPN